TTCCTAATTGAAATTGGAAATTAGTTTTGTTAACAGTTCtttgatatttaattgttttaacaaGATTGGTGGATCAAATTTTCTCGTTTGTATAGGGCTTTTAGCATCTGGCCTTTAGGCTTACACTCTATTCTGCCATGTTATTGTCCAGGGTTTTCCTTTCTGCATTTCCATGGATTCTTCCTGTACCTTTacagggtttagggtttacctGGGCAATGCAAAAAGTACTCTTTAATGCGATTCATTGGAAAGATTCTAGATTTGATTGATCCGAAAGGTTCAGATTATACAATTCTGAAAGTTAAAATTTTGGGTATTGTATTATGAATTGCATAATgtacaactttttattttgaatattgtcCAACATTTTCAGTTATATAATTTAGACTGTATTGTTAGATTGTATAGTCCAAAAATAATtcatagttataaaaatatttataatatatttttaaattgtttgcaTAATCCTAGGAACAAAAAGGGGGGTAGAGTAggtttttgaataaataatcCCTAGTGTGATGAAGGAAGATGAACAAAAGGGGATAAAGTTTGTAACCctaacaatgatattttgatattttttttttcaacattttaacgtttttttatctaaaattatttcacaattaataataataatcataaatattaatataaactaataacataatgacacgtaaatagtattaaaatattgataaaaaaatattttcaaagaatCATTGTACGTTTGTTTTAAGTTAATTCACTATCTATTCAGACTGCTAGGCACAATTGTGTTTATAAAGGAgataatataatctaaaatacaatttttaaggCCAAATATTTTGATGTTATATAGTTGGTGTTTCATATAGGTTtggaaaaagtaaattttgagTTAGGAAGTTTGTCgtctttaaatttaaacttttaaattaaatgtaatttatgaTTTACTTTTGTTCTCATCACtgcataatatataattaattgcgGTTAATCTGCTTCTAACTTAAACaaatataagtattaaaaatatataaaattaacattggttaaatgaataataatcttaatatttatttttttatcgacTGCCGACGTTAACTTGTTTGCTTGTAATATGTGTTAATATcggttaatttatttatttttaatatttatttaaattagtgttTGTTTAATTTCCACTgacttaataatttttaatatttatttagttaaagtcaaaattgatttttttgtttttaatatttattttagttagtatttattaaattgacattatcacaaatatttatttattaaaaaatatttatattttattcctttttgataattatttgtGTGAACTGGAGTTAACCCATTCTAATAAGTTACAATATGATCgacattaatatttaaaaactaaattatgaaCGAAAAATTCAATACCATAATTCACTTATTTGTGaagataattaatttcatcTTAAACTATCATCATTTTGCCATCTCTGAGCCAACTATGTTGCTAACCAATAAACTCATAGTTGTACATATAACGTTTACTATATATGTCACAAATAACAACACAGTTAAACACAGAGTTGTAGAAAGTTGTGACATTTTTAAACACAAAAAGCATGATTTGTAATGACACAATTTCAAGTCCTACAACATACCTTTTACTAACAAACTAATCCTGAAATAGACCGAAATCATAAGAACAAAAATTTCCACATCATGATTCCTAGAAAAAGGGAACAAATTAAGGTTGTAAAACTTTCGAACACCACTGTGATTTGCTGTGGTTAGTacaacaaattgttctcttagTCACAAAATCGcttatttcttttccattcacCTTCACGAAACTCACTCACCATCTTCTTTCTTTCCAAAGCACTTTGATTTCAATTTTcccattgattttgttgatgcGATTTGATTGTCCTTGCTAACAGTGCTATCATGTCCAACATTTTAGCATGTTTCCAACTCCTAGAACTCAATGTCATATCTGCACAAGACTTGGCTCCTGCAGGTCGTTCCATGAGGACCTATGCAGTGGCATGGATTGACCCAGATCGCAAACTTTCCACTCGAGTTGATTCTCACGGCGGAACCAACCCAACTTGGAATGACAAGTTTGTCTTTCGAATTGATGAAGACTTTCTGTATGATGAAAAGTCTGTGATAACTATTGACATTTACGCTCTTCATTGGTTTCGAGACATTCATGTGGGCACTGCTCATGTTCTCTCCAGTGACATTCTTCCACCACCTTCACAACCTCAACCCCAGAGAAACACTTACACACCCACAGGAATGAGATTCATGGGGCTTCAAGTTCAAAGACCCTCAGGTCGCCCCAAAGGAATTTTGAACATTGGTGCTGCTAGAATTGACAGTTCCATGCGCAGCATGCCTCTTTACATGCAAAACTCCCCAATAGTTCGATACAGTCAAGATGATCATGATCAACCAAAACGTCAAGCCAAGCCAGAGCTTCGACGCTCAAAAAGTGATTCCAGCTCAATGCTTGGCTCAGAAATGGTAGTTCCCGAGCCTCAAGCCAAGACCAAAAGGGGGAGGGCAAGTTCTCAAGTTCTCGCTTCAGAAATAAGCTCCAAGAAGAGTAAAAAGAAAGCTAGCTCCATATTAAGTGCTACATTCATGAAGGGAACCCCAAAAGATGGCAAATTGGGTAGAAAGAAGACTAAAGCAAGAGGCCATGACTCACCAAAGAACTTCAATGCAATGGTAAATGTTGATTACCCAGTAAAGTCCACGCCCAAGCGCCAGTTTCAAAACTCTCCCTTTCCAGCCAAGTcttataataacaacaacaattacGTAGGCAGTGTGAGAGCCACCCCATTGCATGCCTTTGCTAATGCAGACACGACAATGGAATATGGAACCCCGTACCGCTCCAACTTGGGTTGTCGTCCTTTTATGACGGACTCTGAATTAGGTCCGTCAGCTTCGGAGGTGGCGGAGGTGGTGGCGAGACTACCAATGGAGGAGGGGGAGAATTCTACGGAGGGAGGGTGGAGCTTCGATGACGGAGCCGAGGGCCTGCAACCTAAGGTGGAGAGGTGGCAGACGGAGTCCAATGTCACGGGGGCAAGCAGAAAAGGGAAACATTCACGAAGGCATGCAGATGGGTCAAATGGGTTGTTCTCTTGCTTCAGTGTAATATGTGGAGTTGAGTGCTCCATTGTTTGCGGTGGGGGCGGCGGCGGCAAGAAGCATCGCCGGCGGCGGGTTCAAGCAGTGGACAATGAAAGCTTTCTATCAGAAGAGGAGGCGTATTGAGGGGTGCATGCTTGCATGACTGATCGAACATGGAGATGAGAAAATTATGTGAGAATTGAGTAAACTCAATCTTCTTTATTCATTgtactttttatgtttattttaaccTGATTCTTTTGTACTCCATTGTGTTTCTAATGAATTTCACGTTGCAAATCATATGATCTTTGTTTACTGATGTTGCAGAATGCATTTTTAGATTTTGATGATGGTGTTTACTTTTGGATTTTGAGGGTGGTgaatattttgtgaaaaaaaaaaaaaggtgatttATTATATCGTATGAAGTAGAACAAAACTTAGAGTTAGTATAAGTTATTATTGTTCTCCAATCAAATTAGAAGTTTCACTTAAcgattttctttcttctcatatTACTGATATGAAATTCTAACTGAAAAAAATACCATAAGAATCTTATTCATACAATATCTTATTTTGTCAAGTGAACAATCCAAAGGTAAAACTTTTACAAAAAGTAATGAAGGTCCTTCTACTTTCAAGAACAAACTCTTAATTCagtaaatttcaaatttgaacttgtatgTTAATCTGAGTTTATCTACCCACATATATGAGTAACTATCAAGATAAACTTGGAACAAACAGAAAAGATTTACTAAAAGCTGGATTGACAAGAAAATACATATGAAATCGGTCATTCTAGTAGCTGCAACAACAATGAGCATGCTATACTCAACAAGCACAAGATGAGTCAATCTTCTTTGACATCTACCACAGTGCCAATTTCATAGAAGTTACATAAAATTTCTTCAGCCAAAAAATACTAATGGATTTGTGATCCTGCTGGTATTACCTCGGGGCTAGAGAATTCATAAATAACCAAAGTGTATAATAGAATGAGGTGTAACAACTTCCTACTGCAAAAACTCTCTAGGATCAGTAACATAACCAGTCAATGCAGATGCAGCAGCTGTATATGGCGAAGCCAGATATATTTGACCTTCCTTGTGTCCCATTCGGCCCGGGAAGTTCCTATTTGTAGTTGAAACACAAACCTGCACAACCAGAATGTAAACAATAGGGTAAATCATTCAGATTCTCAATATCATCACTTGGGTAGAAAGCATATAAATGCAATCATACAACAAAGGAGAAACCATTTAATCACATGGCATAACATAACAGTATCACTTGCTTAAATATTCAGAAGCATACAGCTTTATGATATACAAAAAtctagggttaaatatgcttttagttcctgaagtttcactgatttttggttttagtccctgcatgaaacattgatggcatttagTCCTCGTAGTATGGAAACATGTACGTTTAGTCCCTAATATTGGacggtgttaatttttttgatgAGATGACTAACGACACTGCCACCTCATCACTGTCCACTGCCTGCCacgtagttttattttaaattattttagatgagAAAAGTAGTGAGGGTGAAAAGTGAAGGTGAAAAGTAGCAAACAACAAAAGACAGAAAACTGCAGCTATTAACGCTGGCCTCACCCATGATCTGCGAAAACTAAGGTTTCCCATCGAAGAAAAGAACAGCAAGGTCGATGGTTTCGTCCAACAACAAGAACTGAAGCTGCAGTTCGGGTCTTTGCCCACGGTTGCATACTCTGTATCTGAAGTTTCTCCCAATGTGGACTCGTTGCTCAATTTGAAGTTCAACAGAGGGTACAACAGGTTCGACAGGAACTTGCATGTGGATCACCCCAGTTCTAATTCCAGTGGGAATGTGGTTCTTCAGGGTAATCATGATGTTGTTACAGGGAAAGAAGAGGACTTGAGGGTTATACGGCTAGTGGGTCATTTTCTCATGAGGCTAGTAGGGTTCCACCACAGAAATAGAGGGAAGGGTTTGGAGGGTAGGAAAGATGGTAGGGTGGGGGGTGGTGAAATGGGTGGGGGTGGAGGTAGAATTGAGAATTTGTATGGTAAGAGGGAAGGTGTGAGAATGGTTTCTGGTGAAAGTGAAAAGTACCAaacaacaaaagatagaaaactgCAGCTGTGTTTGTGGCAGGAAAATGAGAACTGCAATGAAGTCCTATGCTTGTAGTCCCTAAAGTTTTAGTGGCAGGCAGTGGGCAGTGGGCAGTGTACAGTGGTGAGGTGGCAGTGCCGTTAGCCACCTCACCAAAAAATTAACGCCGTCCAAAATTAGGGACTAAACGTACATGTTTCCATACTACGAGGACTAAAtgtcatcaatgtttcatgcagggactaaaaccaaaaatcagtgaaactttagggactaaaagcatatttaacccaaaaatctATAGAACTTcaagatatataatatgattGCATTGCATGTACTAGATAGCCaccataaaaattaaagtatattttagcCTAACCATTTTAGGCTTCTCTGATACTGTGTCAAATACAATTctagaaaagtttttttttttttctttctttttaagtaCCCTTTTGTAACGAAGAaagaccaaaatagatattttacCGAAGCTGATTAGAGAGACTTCTAATCttaatgaaatgaatttttttaaaaagttgtgtCAGACAGCCCTAACTTTGTATTCTCACCCAACTTTCTGCATTATTTTCAAGCTAGAAACAAGTTTCTACTTTTAAggaatttggttttgttttacaaattacaGATTTTAAGCTAAATGTCAACTGTCAATcgattgtaaaataaaaattacaaattatttgtaACATTGTAGTTAGTATTGCACAGCTCACATGATGATTCACCCGATTCAGTGCCATGACAGGTCAGTGCCAATATTTTCAATTCCATCAATGTAATAAGGATAATTGTAACATAGGGAGAATTTGAACTACACTTGTCAATTGCAAGATGGTGGGGAAGTAGGGAACTTGCCTGAGGTTCATTCATGCGTGCATAAGTATCTTTTGGGCCACCCAAACAAGCACCACAACTAGGACTAGCTGGTGTGTCACACCCAGCTTCTTCAAATATCTGTGAGCAAGTCTTACCACCAGATCCAGGAACTGGGATGCTGTATACGTCCATCCAAACCTGAAATTTCATTGATAGATACAAGTTGGAAAATAGTCAACTAGCATGATTTCCCAATAGAACTTTATTAATAACTGTACATCAACTGATGAAAATATACAAACATGAGCTTTTTTTCAGACCTTTTGGGTAGCAGGCACAAGAAACGTGGGAACTTTGACCTTTTTACCCTGCAGATTCAGACATTTTCTACGTTAGGGGAAGTAGTTCTAGGATTCATGTtggaaataataatagttaatgGACTTGGGAAATAATATGTTTACATATCAAAATGACAGTCCTCATGGGTACTAGTGATTAGAAAGTCACATGCAATTAACAACTGTAGCCTAAGAAATAGTCTCCACCAAGTCTATCAAAATCCTATATGTATATGGATATTTTGCATAACACATGTAACACATTCTATTGAATAAGATAGCACATAATCCCATTCTAAATTATcgctataaaataatattaagttacCTCTCTTTCCTTTCcccttaaatttaaataattcatgGGAGAGACATAGGCACAAAGGTCACAAAAAGGCTGGTAAATTCTATCAGCAAAGCAAGATAAAATACCATACAAGAAAACACGATGACCAGTCCCATACATTTTAGGATATAAATTGGTTATGCCATactaacaaatgaaaataatagtaaaaaagtCTAGGACTAGCTAGAAAAGCTTCCAGTAATATcttatcataatttaatatcttctatgacataaattaaattatagatATACAATAGGAAAATATGATGCTTACTGATGCCAGAAACACTTTTGCTGCAGCAATGAAATCCTCTGTTTTCCCACCTGTACAAGATCCTATATATACTCTGTTAATCTTCACGTCCTTGCACTCTCTTGCAAGAGCACGGTTATCAGGAGAATGAGGCTGCAACATTTATGAGCATAATATTAGCCAAGGAACCTAATGGCAGGAGCATATAATAACAACACATGCATAGAAAATAAATACAGTACAAAAAACCTCACTGGAAATGCAAACAAAGACTAACCTTGGCCACCACTGGCTCCAATTTTGAGACATCAAATCTATACTCTGAGAGAAATctagaaaacaacaaaaaaagggTGTTACTAATAGATAAACCTGATTACCAATGAATACTATTTCTGCAGCTAAATCAAGTTTTTCTCCAGTACAAAGATTATAGACATTTTTTCCTTCCCCAAGTTTAATTCATAAGGGACGCaggttaaaattatttgttagagATCACACATGGACTAGAAATATAATCATGTTATAAGtagatgcaaacctcacctaCAATCCGATTTTGTAAGGTTTAATAAGTTCACTTTctaaaatggtataaaaatgCATTATGACTAGGTTTATTAAACTTATTGCGTCACCCACTTTTAGACCAATTATCGAACCACCAACAAATATCTAAACTCTCATTCCCTAACATAAGAGACTGTGTTGTAGATCCCACATCAATTAGGGATATAATcatattatagtatataagtagtTCTAAGAGTGTTAACAAGCAAAATTCATGCATCAAAGCTTGGTTTGATAAATTGAACCCATATGTATCTTGAGAATCCAAGGGGGTGATCATAACTAGATCTATATAGCATGCCAATTTCAATATAACATTGCCAAGAAGCAGCTATCATAATCATAACACACCAAAACATAAGGATAGCAAATAGCTAGTCTTATACTTTCTTCATGACTACCATATCATCCTCATAAGATGAAGCATTTTCTTCGTAGAATCCCCAAAGTCAATATGAAATCCAAAGTTGTTCTCCCCACAAAGTGAATATCAATTCCTTTACTCATACTCCAATGACAAGATAAGAGTATGAAAATCTTTAACTATACTATACCCATATTGAAAAGTCGATATGAAACAACAGCATAAGCTTTTACCATGTTGATAAAGCGTGAAAGAAGAGACACGATGATAGGTTCTTAATCAAGAACCTATGAAAGACACCCTTCAACACTCACATACAACCCACAGGTATACTGAATAGCCTCTGTTATTCACTAGCAATCAATGGATACTGAATGtagagagcttaacctccccCAATCAGGACCAACAAGTTCTTGACAAAACAAATGAATTCACTAACTACTCTCCAATTCCAACTGATTCCCCTTTATATACATGATCCCCTCACCCGACCCTCCTAACTGCCTTGGCAGTTAGGTTGTGTAACTGTTTTTCTCCTATTATATACCAGTAGAGGCCTAACAATACCACCCTCCTCCGAAACAACCTTATCCCCAAGGTTTAAGTCAGGGTACTGTTCCTGAAATTCAGCGGACAATTCCCTCCGATCTTAGTCAATGTTGAAGAAGAAAGACCAAGCAACGAGTTCTCCTGCAATGAGTTCTCCTGCAACGAGTTCTCCTGCATAGGTTCGAAAGAGAACCTTCCAAGGAACTTAGCCACGCAGCCACCATGGGGACCAAAGTTATTTTTGAGACAATTGTTGATGTACATGCAAATAACAGAAACAATATTAGCAACCCCAAACATAGGAACCAGCCATGATGTCCAATGGGTATCAGCTTTGTAAAGATTAAAAGACTCATGCTCAGTGTAGTTTTCCTCTGTTTTGTTGTTCTTGGTTCTCCCACCACCAGTCTCAAGATCTCTTCTGaccttaattatttttctctcaatcaAACCCAGTTTCCaagtctcaatttttttcctgTAATGATGCTTTATATCACAAAGTGGAGGCAAACTTTCTCTCTCCCGGAACACAAGGTAGTGCGCCTGCAGCACTGCTCTGAGCCCCACTTTCTGCCCCTTTGTCAACTCACCAGTCCACTCACCAATCCACTCACCGCATGCCTCCTGCTCCACTACGTCCACATTCCACACTAAAACCCATGACCCAGCTCCCGCCGTTTCCCTAGCTATCTTAGATGAAGCTATGTCTCCCCTTATATTGACCTTCTCGCCCTCCACGACATACTTCATAGGCCTCTCCTTCCAATTGATCAACATTTCTCCTAACTTTGCCAACCATGCAATACCCAAGATGACATCTACTCCTAGCTCAAACACATAAAATTCCTCCTCGACGATGGTATTCCCCAAATGTATCCTCACTCTCTCGCTACGTCCGCTCGTCGTTCTTCTGTGTCCATCACCGAGGCTCATGGTGTATTGGGACGTCTCGGTCATCGGCAGCTTCCATTCTTCCGTCACTCTCCGGCTGATGAAATTGTGGCTGGCCCCACTGTCAATGAGGACCACCACCTTCCGTTCTCCAATTACTCCTGTCAGTTTCATGGTTTTTGGAGTTGTCAGCCCCTCCGCCGAACACGCCAACAGCTCCATGGGTTTCGCTTCCTCAACTGGGTATTCGGTCGACTCTTCCTCCTCATCCTCCACCAGAAGCAGAACGCATAAACTCTTCTCCGAACACCGATGGCCTGGTGCAAACGGAACCCCGCACCGAAAACAGTGGTCTTCTTCCCGTCTTTTTAGAAATTCTGGATAAGGTAAATTCCTTACCGTTCGGTTTCTATTGTCCTGACCGTTCGGTCTGCGACTGGCCTCTGACCCATCCATATCATTCGGTCCTGCTCCACTCTCTACCAACAGCTGCTCATCCGCCACCTTCTTTGTTCGGTCCTCCAAAATCTTGGGGTCTTGTACAAACTCGTCCACCGCCCCCTTCCGTTTGAATGTCGCCGACCGCTCAATGACTTCAAACCATCCCAAGAACGATTCTTGGCTTTCTCCTTCCAGGCTCTGACCCAGAAACCCGCACTGCCCTCATGCTCATGCACGCGAGTCGCACTTTCTCCTCCTCCGCTGCTCCTCGAAGTTCGAAAAATATCTCTGCGTGATGGATCTAGTTCAGGGGATCGATCCCCTCGAAGATGGGTAGCGTCACCTGTTTCCACCACTGTTTCTGCCCCTCTGGTTGATTTCCGACCCCTCTTCCttcgtcttcctcctcttcccGCCGCTAATTCTCATTAACGGAGCTGTCGTCGGATTGCCCGTCGTGCTGGTTCGTCTGCGTCCTGAGTACCCTCATTATCTGCTGCACGTCCCGTCGTATCGCAGCAGTTTCCGCCTTAATCCCTTCTACCGTAATTTCAAGATTCTCCAACCTTCCCTCGGTGTTGCTCGCCATTTCCGTCAATCCCCTCTTTCGATCTAacaggtcggaccaaatgatAGGTTCTTAATCAAGAACCTATGAAAAACACCCTTCAAAACTCACACACAACCCACAAGTATACTGAATAGCCTCTGTATTCACTAGCAATCAATGGATACAGAATGtagagagcttaacctccccCGATCAGGACCAACAAGTTCCTGACAAAACAAATGAATTCACTAACTACTCTCCAATTCCAACTAATTCCCCTTTATATACATGATCCCCTCACCCAACCCTCCTACTTGCCTTGGCAGTTAGGTTGTGTAACTGTTTTTCTCCTATTATATACCAGTAGAGGCCTAACACACGAACTGGCTGGAAAATCACATGTCTCAACTACACACCAAGTCCGGTTTATATAGAAATATTGCTTTAGTATCATAATTACATGATATTCAGTTTCTCAAATAACTAACATCAAATTGATAAGTATCCAATCACTAGGAGAACCCACCCTCAAAAGTTAGCTATTAAAGGAGAAAAACCAAACACTTATGCTCTACCAAGCATCCATATTACACAATGGGAGACTTAAGCACCCCATAATACCCAAGTTCCACAACAAGTCAGTCTACATTATTCTAATAACTCAAATGAAATAAATCTGAAGTAAATGCATAATATTTGATACTCATTCCCAGGGTCTATTTATACTGACTATGGATTTTATATAGTTCACCTTGTCCATCAAAACTTTCAACAGATAGAAAGTATCTTATTAAATACAAAGTTATACAAAAGCATTGAGTTTTCCCGACACTGAATAAAACCAGGAAAAACAAGAATTTAGAAAACTAGAACTACCTTGCTTCCTGGTCGCTATAAACAGGCTCATATGACAGAGATGTCTTGCCCtgcaaaaagaaatgcaaacaatattaaaatcaatactATAAAAGACAGTATGCAAAGGGAATGCAAAATTAAATGGACACTAGACATAGCCACCCATTTCATCAATACAGCAAAACTAAAAGAGATGTATAATTCAGAAGGTAAGATTAATAATTGGAAAccaaaccaataaaaaaagaaaaaacataatactGTCACTATCAAACGCCAATCAAGATTATCCACCATAGACAAATTACTGCACATTCCTCTCAATGATTCTAAGGTACATCATGATATTGTGATGTTTACCAGATCTTCTAACACCCTCTCAAGCCAAATCTTACTAAGCTTTTAACcttgtaacaaaaaaaaaatcttccacAAAAGAAAATAGCATAAATTCGAAGTGTGAAGCGCGCCCATAAATCAAAGCTAAAAGGGCAACTTGCAGATGCTAGAGCTGACCACTGCTGGAAAGATAACTTAACAATACAGATGCAATGATCATTAGCTTGATTTAAATTTCTCAGGAAGCTATAAATATGGCAAGAACTAAAACTTCACCAAGATAAGTATTTGGAAACTTCAAACAtcaagaagaaaacaagaaaacagaAATCTAGTAATCTTGGAAATTAAATCTTGCAAGGGCACCGTAAGTCATAGCCAACATAAGTTACCATTAGAATGATCATTAATGGAAACATTGGTCATTTCATGCAGGTATGATTATCAGTGGGAATGGGAAGATGACTAACGCACTAAACTCAGCTGGAAAATCAAACACCCAACAAAGA
This genomic interval from Vigna radiata var. radiata cultivar VC1973A chromosome 8, Vradiata_ver6, whole genome shotgun sequence contains the following:
- the LOC106770204 gene encoding uncharacterized protein LOC106770204; translated protein: MSNILACFQLLELNVISAQDLAPAGRSMRTYAVAWIDPDRKLSTRVDSHGGTNPTWNDKFVFRIDEDFLYDEKSVITIDIYALHWFRDIHVGTAHVLSSDILPPPSQPQPQRNTYTPTGMRFMGLQVQRPSGRPKGILNIGAARIDSSMRSMPLYMQNSPIVRYSQDDHDQPKRQAKPELRRSKSDSSSMLGSEMVVPEPQAKTKRGRASSQVLASEISSKKSKKKASSILSATFMKGTPKDGKLGRKKTKARGHDSPKNFNAMVNVDYPVKSTPKRQFQNSPFPAKSYNNNNNYVGSVRATPLHAFANADTTMEYGTPYRSNLGCRPFMTDSELGPSASEVAEVVARLPMEEGENSTEGGWSFDDGAEGLQPKVERWQTESNVTGASRKGKHSRRHADGSNGLFSCFSVICGVECSIVCGGGGGGKKHRRRRVQAVDNESFLSEEEAY